The following are encoded together in the Balaenoptera acutorostrata chromosome 9, mBalAcu1.1, whole genome shotgun sequence genome:
- the BANF1 gene encoding barrier-to-autointegration factor, with protein MTTSQKHRDFVAEPMGEKPVGSLAGIGEVLGKKLEEKGFDKAYVVLGQFLVLRKNEDLFREWLKDTCGANAKQSRDCFGCLREWCDAFL; from the exons ATGACAACCTCCCAAAAGCACCGAGACTTCGTGGCAGAGCCCATGGGGGAAAAGCCAGTGGGAAGCCTGGCCGGGATTGGTGAAGTCCTGGGCAAGAAGCTGGAGGAAAAGGGCTTTGACAAG GCCTATGTGGTCCTTGGTCAGTTTCTGGTGCTAAGGAAAAATGAAGATCTTTTCCGGGAATGGCTGAAGGACACGTGCGGCGCGAACGCCAAGCAGTCCCGGGACTGCTTCGGGTGCCTTCGAGAGTGGTGCGACGCGTTCCTGTGA